CTTGGTAAATGTCGACGATGTGGCGGCTCCACTCTTTATTTTTATCATCGGTAACGAGTTCGTAGAATTTGTTGCCCTTGCCGTTGGGCGTGGACACCACGCGCAGCTTCCAGCCTGCGGAAATCACCGGAAACAGGGCTTTCCAAATCTCGCGGCTGTCTTTGTGGAAGGCGAATTCGTCCAAAAACACATTGGCGGAGAAGCCGCGGGCGGTGTCGGGATTGGCGGGCAGCGCGGTGATTTTGCTGCCGCCGGGCAGCACCACTTCCAGCGCGTTGGTGGCGGCATCAAACGGTACTTGCAAAATCTCGCAGGCCATGCCTGCCGCTTCCAAATGGCGTTTCACGCCTTCGTTCATCGCTTCTTTGGCCTGCCGCTCGCCGCGCGACAGAATCACCCAGCGCGTGCGTTTGCCCTGCGCTTCCGCCTCCAAGCAGTCCAACACGATTTCCAGCGTGGTGGTAAAGGTTTTACCCGTCTGACGGGCAAACATCCCCACCTTGAAACGGCTGTCGTCCGCCAGCCATTTCTTTTGGTAGGGATAGAGGGTTAAGGCGGGCGAAGTCATGAGAACACTCCGTACACTTCCTGCCGGATGCGTTTGAGCGTGTCCGCATCCAAACCGCTGCCCTGTTTGGCGGATTCGGCTTCCAGTTCGGCGAATTTGCGTGCCATTTTGTCTTGCAGGGCCGTCTGAAACTGTTTCAAACGGGTGGTGGCGGAAATCAGCGGGGCGATGTTTTTGGCGGTCGCCGCCATCATGCCCAGCCGCTCGGCGGCTTCCATATCGTTTTGTTCGCCCACTTCCACCAGCGCGTTGAACAATTCGTCCTGAATCATCGCCGTAAGGGCGGCAGAAAGTTTGTTGTCGTCATCGGCGGCTTTTTCCGCCAACAGCCGCGCTGCTTCGGTGCTGGCCTTGATGGATTTGAACCGCTTTTCCACTTTCTGCCCGTAGCGGTGCGCCGCCGAGCGGCTGATTTCGTAGCCCTGCGCCTGCAACCATCCGGCCAAAGCCTGATAATCGGCAAAACCGTTTTCCACCAGCTTTCGTTCAAACTCGTGGCGCACGGCTTCGGGCAGCTGTTCGACTGTACTTCTGCGTGCCATATCAAGCCCACACTTTCTCGGGTCGGGCGATGCCGGGGCGGCATTCGACCGTGTATTCGGCGATGTCCACGCCCAAGCTGGTCAAGTCGGCAAACCATAAGCCGTGCGGCGTTTTGCTCACGTCCACCAGCTTGCGGTCGGCCAGATAGTCGAGCTGCTGGCGCAATTCCAGCGCGGTGGTTTGCGGGTAAATCGCATTCATGATGTCGAGCAGAAAGGTTTCCGCCGTGGTGTGCGGACGGGCTTTGTTCAGTGTATTAAGAATCTGCCAGCGCATGCCTTCGCGCCGCTGCTTGGCCATCAATTCTTCGCTAATCATTTTTTTGGCTCTCCATCTTGTAAATCTCGGTCAGCTTCTCGCTGATTTTGTCGATTTTGGCTTCCAGCACCACTTGGTTGCGGATGTAGTCTTCGCGCAAAACATAGGTCATCGGCAAGGCTGCGGAAAACTCGCCAAGCGTCCGCTCCATCTGCTCCACTTTGCTCTGCAGGCGTTCGTACTGCTTCTGCCGCTCAGCCTGCTGCGCCTGAAACTGAGCCAGCAGCATTTTGCCGAATCCCCAGCAGACGCCCAGAAACGAGAGCAGGAAGCCGACCAACTGCCAAAACTCAATACTGATAAAGGTTTTATTGTCCATTACGGCCACCCGCGTTCGAAATATTCCTGACACAGCACGCAGCGGGTGCAGCCCCGGACGGCCTGCCGCCGCGCTTCGGGAATGGTATCGCCGCAGTCTTCGCATTCGTACGTGCTCGCGTCCACGGTTTCAAACCGCCTGGCCTTATAGAGGGCTTCGGCCAAAAAGACGGCTTCGTTTTCAGCGGCTTTGTCGATAATGTCGGTCATTTGCTGTTCTCTTGCTCATACCACGCCTGCCAGCCGGAAACCTGATATTCCAGCTTCTGCACATACGCTCCGAGGCGTACGGCGTGGTCTAACAGTTGTTGGGGTGAGCCGCCGCCCAGACGCTCGGGGCGTTCGTGAACGAGCAGCAGCTCGGAAGATACCGGCGGCATTTCCGCCTTTTCGATTACCTTAATCGGCGTGGCCGAGGGCGCGGTTGTAGAGGCGCACGCTGTCAGAGCCAATGCCGTTAAAACCGCCGCCGTCTTTTTGTACCGTTTCATCAATCTGTTTCTCCAATTGCGCCGCTTGGCGGTCGATTTCTTGGTAGGCCGCCGCCAGATCACGGCTTTGCTGTTGGGCAAAGTCCATCCACTTTTGCTTTTCGGCGGCGGCTTCGGCGAGCTTGGCCGCGTATTGCTGCTCGGCAGCCAGAGCCGAAGCCTGATAAGTGGCGATGATTTCGGCTTTATCGGCATCCGCCTGTTTTGCCGCAGCCTGATAACCGCAGAAATACAGAGCCGACACCGCCGCCACCAGCAGCAAAGTTGAAATCAAGGTTTGCCACACCGGGCTAAGCGTTTTCCACATCGTCTTTACCTTTGTTGATTTGCGCCACTTGGGGAATGGCCGCAATGCCGCGCTTGATTAAGGCGTAGCCGCCGACCATCGCGCCGTATGCCCACCACAGCCACTCGGGGGCTTCGGGGGTTTGGGCGAATTTGACGGTCATCGCTGCGGCAGCCACGTTTGCCCACAGCTTGGTATGCGAGATTTGCCCGGTGGCGGGGTTGACAATCAGGCCGGAGAGCCATTTAAGCAGTTTCATTTACACCCCCAGCATCGATTTCAAAGCCGCTTCGCTCGGAATAAACACCACACCGAGCAACGCAACAATCATCAACGTATCGCTAAAATCCCATTTGCGGCGCACTAAAATCAGAAAATGGTTTTTCAGAAAAAACATCCGGAAAACGAAAGCGATGACATACAGCCAAAGATAGCCGTTACAAATGACGTCAACGGCGTGAATAATATCGATTAACCAAAGTTTCATTTTTTCAAACGGCCTTATGCTTCATTTTTAGAAAAGCCGCCTGCCAAATTCAGTCGCGGCAGCTTGTACCGACTGTCGAGCGGGTGGCGCGGCGCGCCTTTTTCGGACGGCCACACATAGGCCGTAACGCGGCTGCGCGGGAATTTGGCAATGCTGACCTTATTACCCTGATTGCCGCCCAGCACCATCAGGTTGCCTTGGGCGTCCTGACCGACCACAAAGCCCACATGACCGCCGCCCTGGCGTTCTAACACCACGATGCAGCCATAGGCCGGTTGCTTTAAGCGCGTGCCTGCCTCTGCCCATGCCTTGGCACGGTACCAATGCTTGGGCAGTCCGCGGCCCGTGCTGCGGCAGCAATGCGCCACAAACGTACCGCACCAAGGCGTTTCGTCATCGCGCCACCACGCATTTAAAGCGGCTAACCAGTTGATGATGGTCGGGTTGTGTTTTTTACCGGGAATCTCGGCAAGGCCGATATGGCGGCGGGCTTCCGCCACCCACGGCAGCTCGGTTTTGATAGACATGAAAAAAATCCCTGTAACTGAATAATCGGTTACAGGGATTTTGGCAAAAGGCTGTTTGAAAGGATTTTAAACGGCTTTAAAAATTACTTTTGGACATGAGACAGATAGAACTCACAAATGGCTTTTAAGGCTTGGGTCCGGCTACCGCCTGCCAGTTTGACGGCTTCGTCAATCAAATCCAAATCGGCGGCATGGCCTTTAATCAAAAACTGACGGTATTCTCCGCTTTCCAGCTTCTCTCTGTTAAATTCGGCAGCGGTTTGGGCGCGTAGGCGGCGGCTGTGGTCGGTTAGATTTGCCATTGGAAATCCTTTGTGGTATAAATGTTTTAAGAAAGTTCGGGAGATGAGGCGGTGTTACCACCGCCCCGGTTTGTGTTTTAATTAGTACGCTTTGCTAGAGAGAACTAATAAAATCACTAAGATTAGGATTTTAATCATCTTCATCACCTCCTTTCTTTTTCGATTCCCGCCGCTCCCAACGGCGGGTTTCTTATTTCCTAATCCATGAAACGAATTATAGTATATCTTATAAAGAAAGGCAAGCAAAAAAATAAAAAACAGCCTGAAATGTTTGGTTTCAGGCTGTCTTACAAATCAGCAAATACTTTCACAGGGAATACCGTCACCGTCCCTATCAAGACGGCGAACGCCGCATTTATTCAAATAAAATTTCGCTTCAGAGCAGGAGCTCATCTCTTTACAGAAGCGTTTTCCCGAACAGGTAAACTTCCCGCCTGTTTTAGGCATGGCATAAGACGGTTTAATCTGTTGGGTGACCATTCCCGCTTTCTTGCCGTTTCTGAACTCGCTGGGATAAATCGGATTGGGTTCAGACCAAAGGCCAAGGCTGGCAGCTCTTGCCCGCTCTTCCAAGCGGATATATTCCGTGTCTCTGACATATTTCCGATAAGCCCATGCGTAGCCTGATTTAACCATCTCCTTATTGATATTCAGACCACCGGAAAATACCTCTGCCAATGTGCGGCCATATTTATCTGCGCCATCGGTTTTAAGTGTAACGTATTGCCCATGTACCCACCTGGACAGCTTTTTACGGGCAGCACTACCAAAAGCCTGCCCGCGCTCGGGGGCATCAATCTGGTTCAACCTCACTTTGAGCTGTTTGCGTGTATCTGTCAAACAAGTCAGTGTATCGCCGTCGGCAATACCGACAACCCGGCAATGAATATCCTGCGCTGCTGCGAATGATGAAACTGCCAATAAAATCAACAATGAATATTTCATAACCGATTATCCCGCCTTGTGAACTTCAGAATCTTCGGGTTTTTTCTCTGCCCTACGGGCCATATACAAAATCATCTCTCTGTCTTTATCAGCAGCTTCGTTGAACAACTTCAGCAACTCCAGATCCTCATCGCTTAAAGCTACTTTTTCTTCCTCAGCTT
The nucleotide sequence above comes from Neisseria animalis. Encoded proteins:
- a CDS encoding TraR/DksA family transcriptional regulator, which produces MTDIIDKAAENEAVFLAEALYKARRFETVDASTYECEDCGDTIPEARRQAVRGCTRCVLCQEYFERGWP
- a CDS encoding thermonuclease family protein, yielding MKYSLLILLAVSSFAAAQDIHCRVVGIADGDTLTCLTDTRKQLKVRLNQIDAPERGQAFGSAARKKLSRWVHGQYVTLKTDGADKYGRTLAEVFSGGLNINKEMVKSGYAWAYRKYVRDTEYIRLEERARAASLGLWSEPNPIYPSEFRNGKKAGMVTQQIKPSYAMPKTGGKFTCSGKRFCKEMSSCSEAKFYLNKCGVRRLDRDGDGIPCESIC
- a CDS encoding DUF3486 family protein, whose amino-acid sequence is MARRSTVEQLPEAVRHEFERKLVENGFADYQALAGWLQAQGYEISRSAAHRYGQKVEKRFKSIKASTEAARLLAEKAADDDNKLSAALTAMIQDELFNALVEVGEQNDMEAAERLGMMAATAKNIAPLISATTRLKQFQTALQDKMARKFAELEAESAKQGSGLDADTLKRIRQEVYGVFS
- a CDS encoding NlpC/P60 family protein → MSIKTELPWVAEARRHIGLAEIPGKKHNPTIINWLAALNAWWRDDETPWCGTFVAHCCRSTGRGLPKHWYRAKAWAEAGTRLKQPAYGCIVVLERQGGGHVGFVVGQDAQGNLMVLGGNQGNKVSIAKFPRSRVTAYVWPSEKGAPRHPLDSRYKLPRLNLAGGFSKNEA